In Halobaculum limi, one DNA window encodes the following:
- a CDS encoding winged helix-turn-helix domain-containing protein: MIHKKILDRAEEDPSLSIQALADDISGASAELIEAVLEEYGDPAVEDPDEAAGDSESTESYAESHHPDVDDATNPTHPDHSDSSASPDGGAESHDTAQTDRSDLHANGGAETSTLGGTATNEGEDGTQRHTEHDDERSHDPARIDGREGSDDQSATHVVDSPATAAGASPEAGSVAVPVVDSTPDTDSSASAAECDGPITQSEQSDSTESRTVDADNDSSNDNERVAPSSLSEFSQQQRRTLTAIRKRPQATQAAIADELGVSRATVSLRAKAIPGLEWSAREQFILDLFDQADPPSEGSQTTVTSTQTSPAAEPTSQDQTAGEQRQKMPSDQGVAEITRRLDTLSTQLSKKGRPDEREHTTPTASLRHHPELLHKVLRCCMDADDFSEEEEQQLVACLVTSGQQ, translated from the coding sequence ATGATTCACAAGAAGATTCTTGATCGAGCTGAAGAAGACCCGTCACTGTCAATTCAGGCGCTTGCTGACGACATTTCAGGCGCGTCTGCGGAGTTAATCGAGGCGGTGCTTGAGGAGTATGGTGACCCAGCTGTTGAAGATCCTGATGAGGCTGCTGGTGACTCTGAGTCGACTGAGAGCTACGCAGAATCTCACCACCCAGATGTTGATGATGCTACTAATCCAACACATCCCGATCATTCCGACTCATCAGCATCACCCGATGGAGGCGCAGAGTCACACGACACCGCTCAGACTGACCGTTCAGATTTGCACGCGAATGGGGGAGCTGAGACGAGCACGCTCGGCGGCACAGCTACTAATGAGGGTGAAGACGGCACTCAACGACACACTGAGCACGATGATGAACGCTCACACGACCCTGCACGTATTGATGGCCGCGAGGGGTCGGACGATCAGTCAGCTACACACGTTGTTGATTCGCCCGCCACCGCCGCAGGGGCTAGTCCAGAGGCTGGAAGTGTGGCTGTGCCCGTTGTTGACTCCACTCCAGATACTGACAGCAGTGCATCCGCTGCAGAGTGCGACGGTCCAATTACTCAGAGTGAGCAGAGTGATTCCACGGAATCACGAACGGTCGACGCTGACAACGACAGCTCAAATGACAACGAGCGGGTGGCTCCATCGTCGCTTTCGGAATTCTCACAACAGCAGCGGCGAACGCTGACCGCAATCAGAAAGCGCCCGCAGGCAACGCAAGCAGCTATCGCCGATGAACTCGGTGTGAGTCGAGCAACGGTCTCGTTGCGAGCGAAGGCTATCCCGGGCTTGGAGTGGAGCGCACGTGAGCAGTTCATCTTAGACCTGTTCGATCAGGCTGATCCACCTTCTGAGGGTTCGCAGACTACTGTGACGTCGACTCAGACATCTCCCGCTGCAGAACCGACGAGTCAGGATCAGACAGCCGGCGAACAACGACAAAAGATGCCTTCCGACCAAGGTGTAGCTGAGATCACGCGCCGGTTGGATACCCTCTCAACACAACTCTCGAAGAAAGGCCGCCCAGACGAACGTGAGCACACTACTCCAACCGCATCGCTCCGTCACCACCCGGAACTCCTACATAAAGTCCTTCGATGCTGTATGGACGCAGATGACTTTTCGGAGGAAGAAGAGCAGCAGCTCGTGGCGTGTCTCGTCACCTCTGGGCAGCAATAG
- a CDS encoding AI-2E family transporter, which yields MNEKRVVVAGFGLAVTVVISYLAYQFIAPLTISVFLYYSTRRYHSTLARFRLSKRARAAIVLGSLAIPLVLLVSYATVLLIVEARRFVRDSPLVDIAAANLDWFGGITQIPELSITGLYAAYQAGDLAPFIEFASDHASLLTSLVSEFFLSLFIVVIVTYYLLVDGYRIREWLLRFDDDAIVREYLEAVDQELESVLFGNLLNVLAISLIAIAAFSGYNAIAPASAQVPYPALAGALTGVASLIPIVGMKVVYVPLTVITAVPAVSSGNPLLIGYIIAFLGIAIVVVDTIPDLVLRPLLSGDNTHVGLLMLAYTLGPIVLGFYGLFFAPIVLVIGLTFAETALPRLLGAERSRATVND from the coding sequence GTGAACGAGAAGCGGGTTGTAGTCGCTGGATTTGGTCTTGCGGTGACTGTGGTTATTAGCTATCTTGCGTATCAGTTCATCGCACCATTGACCATCTCGGTGTTCCTCTATTATTCAACACGACGATATCACAGCACGCTTGCGCGCTTCAGGCTCTCCAAACGTGCCCGTGCCGCAATCGTGTTAGGATCGCTTGCTATCCCGCTCGTTCTGCTCGTCAGCTATGCAACGGTGTTGTTAATCGTCGAGGCTCGACGATTCGTGCGAGACTCTCCACTTGTAGATATTGCCGCAGCGAACCTCGACTGGTTTGGAGGTATCACACAAATACCGGAGCTTTCGATTACTGGGTTATATGCGGCGTATCAGGCAGGCGACCTCGCCCCATTTATTGAGTTTGCAAGTGACCACGCGTCCCTGCTGACGTCATTGGTCTCGGAGTTTTTCCTCAGTCTATTTATCGTCGTGATTGTTACGTACTATCTCCTCGTCGATGGGTATCGAATCCGGGAGTGGTTGCTGCGATTTGATGATGATGCAATCGTTCGAGAGTATCTGGAAGCTGTTGATCAGGAATTAGAATCCGTCTTATTCGGGAACTTGCTCAATGTTCTCGCAATCTCATTGATCGCTATCGCCGCCTTCAGTGGATACAACGCCATTGCACCAGCCAGCGCTCAGGTTCCATACCCAGCGCTTGCTGGCGCGCTCACAGGCGTCGCAAGTCTGATTCCGATTGTGGGAATGAAAGTGGTGTACGTTCCACTCACTGTGATCACTGCGGTCCCTGCAGTTTCCTCGGGGAATCCGTTGCTGATCGGATACATTATCGCATTTCTTGGGATTGCAATTGTCGTTGTTGACACAATTCCGGACCTTGTGCTACGACCGCTGTTGAGTGGAGACAACACGCACGTCGGTCTGTTGATGCTTGCATACACCCTTGGACCGATTGTCTTGGGCTTCTATGGCTTATTCTTCGCACCAATTGTCCTCGTTATCGGTCTCACATTCGCTGAGACTGCACTTCCGCGGCTATTAGGTGCAGAGCGGTCGCGGGCGACGGTCAACGATTGA
- the aglM gene encoding UDP-glucose 6-dehydrogenase AglM has translation MFISVIGSGYVGTTIAACFAEIGHDVVNVDIDEDIVATINAGEAPIHEDRLPELVAAHAGEDGTGRLQATTDYKAVLDTEVTFLCLPTPQHDDGSIDLSIMEAGAEQLGSTLEAKADRHTVVVKSTVIPGSTADVIGPAIESTSGKAIGEEISIGMNPEFLREGTAVHDFLDPDKVVLGADDDHALADMHTVFDPLVERTDAPVVETDTKTAEMIKYANNGFLAAKVSLINDIANICKEFGIDSYEVADAMGLDDRIGAKFLRSGLGWGGSCFPKDTNAIINAAREAEYEPEMLASAVSVNDLQPKRLLSLMDDHADVDGKRVAVLGLAFKPGTDDVRNSRAIDVIEGLQDRGATVVAYDPVAAENMRAHFPDIEYADSAAEALVDAGAAVVATGWDEFAALDAEFDEMASPIVVDGRRVVERRDGITYEGLTW, from the coding sequence ATGTTCATCTCTGTCATCGGATCGGGGTACGTCGGGACGACAATTGCGGCGTGTTTCGCAGAGATTGGCCACGACGTCGTCAATGTGGATATCGACGAGGACATCGTCGCGACAATCAACGCTGGCGAGGCACCCATCCACGAGGATCGGCTTCCGGAACTAGTCGCCGCACACGCTGGTGAGGACGGCACGGGGCGACTCCAGGCGACGACCGACTACAAGGCAGTCCTCGACACAGAGGTTACATTTCTGTGCTTGCCGACGCCCCAACACGATGACGGGAGCATCGACCTATCCATTATGGAGGCGGGCGCCGAGCAACTCGGTTCGACGTTGGAGGCGAAAGCTGACCGCCACACCGTCGTCGTCAAGAGTACGGTCATCCCGGGGTCGACGGCCGACGTGATCGGTCCGGCCATCGAGTCGACGAGCGGGAAAGCCATCGGGGAGGAGATTAGTATCGGGATGAATCCCGAGTTCCTCCGCGAGGGGACGGCGGTTCACGACTTCCTCGACCCCGACAAGGTCGTCCTCGGCGCTGATGACGATCACGCCCTCGCAGATATGCACACCGTGTTCGACCCGCTCGTCGAGCGGACGGACGCACCGGTCGTCGAGACGGACACGAAAACGGCCGAGATGATCAAGTACGCGAACAACGGCTTCCTCGCGGCGAAAGTGAGCCTCATCAACGACATCGCGAACATCTGCAAGGAGTTCGGCATCGACTCCTACGAGGTGGCCGACGCGATGGGTCTGGACGACCGCATCGGCGCGAAGTTCCTCCGCAGCGGTCTCGGCTGGGGCGGGAGTTGCTTCCCGAAGGACACGAACGCCATCATCAACGCCGCCCGCGAGGCGGAGTACGAACCCGAGATGCTTGCCAGCGCCGTCTCGGTGAACGACCTCCAGCCGAAGCGACTCCTCTCGCTGATGGACGACCACGCAGACGTCGACGGCAAGCGAGTCGCAGTCCTCGGACTGGCGTTCAAACCCGGCACCGACGACGTTCGCAACTCACGCGCCATCGACGTGATCGAGGGCCTGCAGGACCGCGGTGCGACCGTCGTCGCGTACGACCCCGTCGCCGCAGAGAATATGCGAGCGCATTTCCCGGACATCGAGTACGCCGACTCGGCCGCCGAGGCTCTCGTCGACGCCGGTGCGGCCGTCGTCGCGACCGGGTGGGACGAGTTCGCCGCACTCGACGCGGAGTTCGACGAGATGGCGTCGCCCATCGTCGTCGACGGTCGTCGCGTCGTCGAGCGTCGCGACGGAATAACCTACGAAGGCCTCACCTGGTAA
- a CDS encoding ABC transporter ATP-binding protein — MITVDGLRKVYGDFVAVHGSTFDVDPGEIFGVVGPNGAGKTTTLKTVAGLIDPTAGTVRVAGAPAGDPETRTALGFLPEESPLYEDMTARGYLRFFADLYEVPRETANQRIETTLDDLELEHRDRRLGDMSKGMKRKVAIARSLVNDPDVLVYDEPASGLDPLTTNYVLEYVRELAAAGKTVLFSAHNLYHVESVCDRVVIMNEGEIVARGTVEEIRAEHGETAYRVFTTVPVEGSDPDGDRHRSVVDSMDEVEAIREAAANAGGEVVDIRTRESTLEEIFLDVAGQPMPGSRRVTPGEEHRATDEAEDPEELTADGGGAEP, encoded by the coding sequence GTGATAACCGTCGACGGCTTGCGGAAGGTGTACGGTGACTTCGTCGCCGTACACGGGAGTACCTTCGACGTGGACCCGGGGGAGATATTCGGCGTCGTCGGCCCGAACGGGGCGGGCAAGACGACGACGCTGAAGACGGTGGCTGGCCTCATCGACCCGACGGCGGGGACCGTCCGCGTGGCGGGCGCACCCGCCGGCGACCCGGAGACACGAACCGCGCTGGGCTTTCTCCCAGAGGAGTCGCCGCTGTACGAGGACATGACTGCGCGGGGGTACCTCCGCTTTTTCGCCGACCTGTACGAGGTTCCCCGCGAGACGGCGAACCAACGGATCGAGACGACGCTCGACGATCTAGAACTGGAGCATCGTGACCGTCGCCTCGGCGATATGTCGAAGGGGATGAAACGGAAGGTCGCCATCGCGCGGTCGCTCGTCAACGACCCCGACGTCCTCGTGTACGACGAACCCGCGTCGGGGTTGGACCCGCTGACGACCAACTACGTGTTGGAGTACGTACGCGAGTTGGCGGCGGCGGGCAAGACCGTCCTGTTCTCCGCGCACAACCTCTACCACGTTGAGTCGGTGTGCGACCGCGTCGTCATCATGAACGAGGGGGAAATCGTCGCTCGGGGCACCGTCGAGGAGATCCGGGCCGAACACGGCGAGACCGCCTACCGGGTGTTCACGACCGTCCCCGTCGAAGGGAGCGACCCCGACGGCGACCGTCACCGCTCGGTTGTCGACTCGATGGACGAGGTGGAGGCTATCCGCGAGGCGGCCGCAAACGCGGGCGGTGAGGTGGTCGACATCCGCACGCGCGAGTCCACGCTCGAAGAGATATTCCTCGACGTGGCCGGCCAGCCGATGCCGGGGAGCCGTCGGGTGACGCCGGGGGAAGAACATCGGGCGACCGACGAAGCCGAAGACCCTGAGGAACTGACCGCCGACGGCGGAGGCGCCGAGCCGTGA
- a CDS encoding PrsW family glutamic-type intramembrane protease codes for MRLSPRKLLRVARWEVSRTAGTLDRRTAVLGVVALLLTVGVAAGGVLGGGVALDEDIYTVAVDEESPYYDPVAASTPLEAVPAGAPGADVYVDDRDTSDREATVSVANSRKGQAALGAFRSAVERHNGRLLAAEQNQSAAFPVGVTLTYVERGVDQIGASDGSIGVGGGAGDGSAGGDDSSNGGAAGGDSDGDAAGSGDGGALGVPDFGGVAGPLFGGQPTGSPAEISPPFPFSSLVLAFAFLVPMNFVIQAYGSTILNERVNRRGELLLVAPLSQTDIVAGKTLPYAAVAFAATTLIAVGVGGGVLSVAAVFPIALVFLAATFVGAMFARSFKELTFVTVTVSVTLTTYAFVPAIFATVTPVALISPLTLVVRDLQGEAVALGEYLFSTGPFYLTAGTLFAMGIGVYREEDMFTQRAVPLKFLDALAVRLHRPRDVAILAALSIPFVLVAELLAVALLFALPQATAIVGLLVVVAVVEEVAKGVGIYAGFHESRFERDLPTALKLGALAGAGFFVAEKGTAIVQVVGLGSLPLGEAAFATSGVGPGFGLILLALPLALHVVTAAVAAVGATRGFRSWLATLTVAMAIHFVYDYTVVSTLG; via the coding sequence GTGAGGCTCTCTCCCCGGAAACTCCTCCGGGTGGCGCGGTGGGAGGTGTCCCGAACCGCGGGGACGCTCGACCGACGCACCGCCGTCCTCGGTGTGGTCGCGTTGCTGCTCACCGTCGGCGTCGCCGCCGGCGGTGTCCTTGGTGGCGGTGTCGCCCTCGATGAGGACATCTACACGGTCGCAGTCGACGAGGAGAGTCCGTACTACGACCCCGTCGCGGCGTCGACGCCGCTCGAGGCCGTCCCGGCCGGGGCACCCGGCGCGGACGTGTACGTCGACGACCGCGACACGAGCGACCGCGAGGCGACGGTGTCCGTCGCGAACTCACGCAAGGGACAGGCCGCACTCGGTGCGTTCCGGTCTGCGGTCGAACGTCACAATGGTCGATTACTCGCCGCCGAACAGAACCAGTCTGCGGCGTTCCCGGTCGGTGTCACGCTCACGTACGTCGAACGCGGCGTCGACCAGATCGGTGCGAGCGACGGAAGCATCGGCGTCGGCGGCGGAGCGGGCGACGGATCGGCCGGCGGCGACGATTCCAGTAACGGCGGCGCGGCAGGCGGTGACTCCGACGGCGACGCTGCCGGTTCGGGCGACGGCGGCGCACTCGGCGTCCCCGACTTCGGCGGCGTGGCCGGACCGCTGTTCGGCGGCCAGCCGACCGGGTCGCCCGCCGAGATATCCCCGCCGTTCCCGTTCTCGTCGCTCGTGCTCGCGTTCGCGTTCCTTGTCCCGATGAACTTCGTCATCCAGGCGTACGGGTCGACCATCCTCAACGAACGCGTGAACCGCCGGGGCGAACTCCTGCTGGTCGCGCCGCTGTCGCAGACGGACATCGTCGCGGGCAAGACGCTGCCGTACGCCGCCGTCGCGTTCGCCGCGACGACGCTCATCGCCGTCGGCGTCGGCGGCGGTGTCCTCTCGGTCGCGGCGGTGTTCCCCATCGCGCTGGTCTTCCTCGCGGCGACGTTCGTGGGCGCGATGTTCGCGCGGTCGTTCAAGGAACTCACCTTCGTCACCGTTACCGTCTCGGTGACGCTCACCACCTACGCGTTCGTCCCGGCCATCTTCGCGACGGTGACGCCCGTGGCGCTCATCTCGCCGCTCACGCTCGTCGTCCGCGACCTGCAGGGCGAGGCGGTCGCCCTCGGCGAGTACCTGTTCTCGACGGGGCCGTTCTACCTCACCGCGGGGACGCTGTTCGCGATGGGTATCGGCGTCTACCGCGAGGAGGACATGTTCACCCAGCGGGCGGTGCCGCTGAAGTTCCTCGACGCCCTCGCGGTGCGACTGCACCGCCCGCGCGACGTGGCGATACTGGCGGCGCTGTCCATCCCGTTCGTGCTCGTCGCGGAACTGCTCGCGGTGGCGTTGCTGTTCGCGCTCCCGCAGGCGACGGCCATCGTCGGCCTCCTCGTCGTCGTTGCCGTCGTCGAGGAGGTGGCGAAAGGCGTCGGCATCTACGCCGGCTTCCACGAGTCGCGCTTCGAGCGTGACCTGCCGACGGCGCTGAAACTCGGGGCGCTCGCCGGCGCGGGCTTCTTCGTCGCCGAGAAGGGGACGGCCATCGTGCAGGTGGTCGGCCTCGGATCGCTTCCGCTGGGTGAGGCCGCGTTCGCCACCTCTGGCGTTGGGCCAGGCTTCGGTCTCATCCTCCTCGCCCTCCCGTTGGCGCTGCACGTCGTCACCGCGGCCGTCGCCGCGGTCGGCGCGACGCGGGGATTCCGCTCGTGGCTGGCGACGCTGACGGTCGCGATGGCGATTCACTTCGTCTACGACTACACGGTGGTGAGCACCCTTGGGTGA
- a CDS encoding ABC transporter permease, translating to MAKRELASLRAEKTIVLALLIQLFVAAFSSFLVVGLVSLYDPGGAAAYSVDTAVAGDDASDLVTAIERTDGMNAREFPSRQAAVDAFSAGRVDAAMLATATERGTVEVRVLVPDGNVGTTLVVVRAREALRAFERLERDQRSASLTTETLQLPPQASSSPYFGFTYTVLVPLLLFLPVFIAGSVTVDSLTEELERGTLELLRVAPVTMTDIVEGKLLAAAGLAPIQAALWLALLSANGTVIAPGPDTLSTVVGVLGLLGLTTGLAALVTALGAALALTAPDRRAAQTVYSLGVLGLFGAAALSPVNPANVAAKLAVGSADAASYLAVVVVCLLGGTAVALARVGVERYGPG from the coding sequence ATCGCCAAGCGCGAACTCGCGTCGCTGCGGGCGGAGAAGACCATCGTCCTCGCCCTCCTCATCCAACTGTTCGTCGCGGCGTTCTCGTCGTTCCTCGTTGTCGGCCTCGTCTCACTGTACGACCCCGGCGGGGCCGCCGCCTACTCGGTCGACACCGCGGTCGCCGGCGACGACGCGTCCGACCTCGTGACTGCCATCGAACGCACGGACGGGATGAACGCACGCGAGTTCCCGAGCAGACAGGCCGCAGTCGACGCCTTCAGTGCGGGCCGCGTCGACGCGGCGATGCTCGCGACGGCGACCGAACGGGGGACCGTCGAAGTTCGGGTGCTCGTCCCTGACGGGAACGTCGGTACCACCTTGGTCGTCGTGCGCGCACGCGAGGCACTCAGAGCGTTCGAGCGCCTCGAACGCGACCAACGGTCGGCGTCGCTGACGACCGAGACGCTTCAGTTGCCGCCACAGGCGTCGTCGTCGCCGTACTTCGGCTTCACGTACACGGTGCTCGTTCCGCTGCTGCTGTTCCTCCCGGTGTTCATCGCCGGGTCGGTGACGGTCGACTCCCTCACCGAGGAACTCGAACGTGGGACGCTGGAACTTCTCCGCGTCGCCCCTGTGACGATGACCGATATCGTCGAGGGGAAACTGCTCGCGGCCGCCGGCCTCGCGCCGATTCAGGCGGCGCTGTGGCTCGCGTTGCTCTCGGCGAACGGGACCGTAATCGCGCCCGGCCCCGACACGCTGTCGACCGTCGTCGGAGTGCTCGGATTGCTCGGACTCACCACGGGTCTCGCCGCGCTAGTGACGGCGCTTGGTGCGGCGCTCGCGCTGACTGCGCCCGACCGCCGGGCCGCGCAGACAGTGTACTCGCTGGGCGTCCTCGGTCTGTTCGGGGCCGCGGCGCTGTCGCCAGTCAACCCCGCGAACGTCGCGGCGAAACTCGCTGTCGGGAGTGCAGACGCCGCCTCCTACCTCGCAGTGGTCGTGGTCTGTCTGCTCGGCGGTACGGCGGTCGCACTCGCGCGGGTCGGTGTCGAGCGATACGGACCGGGATAA
- a CDS encoding small ribosomal subunit Rsm22 family protein, with translation MSVDREALRDTAKYLRNVRPIDPDEVYEYLPGQPHQAVVRTALREEAYDLGLFETDGGTFVPVDDEPVDPPGWGPEAFPDEYEATIEDLLFDAYGLDWHEGDTGDTLRETVDRLKEDYYRGNPVEYDADAALAYALYHQPDFYAAVGYVLDRLADRGLLPRRLRVLDVGAGTGGPALGLHDYLPDDALVDYHALEPSANADILDDALDDTRQNFRTAVHRERAEEFDPESVGEVDLLLFGNVLSELDDPEAVVSRYLDALAEDGSCLLLAPADLNTSTELRRVERALTPSNGDVSVYAPDLRLWPDDTPDDRGWSFEERPDLATPSFQRKLDEAATRAYDEEPGTYVNTDVKFSWVLLRPDGERRHPVVANAERHARLADSEEHVTDRVNLLAVKLSDDLSPGGDANPLYKIGDGSEQLEHYLVVTGESVLNRDLATAPYGSILSVENVLVLWNDDEGAYNLVCGKETVVDVVAV, from the coding sequence ATGAGTGTCGACCGGGAGGCGCTCCGCGACACCGCGAAGTACCTCCGAAACGTCCGTCCGATCGACCCCGACGAGGTGTACGAGTACCTGCCGGGCCAGCCACATCAGGCGGTCGTCCGCACGGCCCTCCGGGAAGAAGCGTACGACCTCGGCCTGTTCGAGACCGACGGGGGGACGTTCGTCCCCGTCGACGACGAGCCCGTCGACCCACCCGGCTGGGGCCCCGAGGCGTTCCCCGACGAGTACGAGGCGACCATCGAGGACCTCCTGTTCGACGCGTACGGCCTCGACTGGCACGAGGGCGACACCGGAGACACCCTCCGGGAAACCGTCGACCGCCTGAAGGAAGACTACTACCGCGGCAACCCCGTCGAGTACGACGCCGACGCCGCCCTCGCGTACGCGCTGTACCACCAGCCCGACTTCTACGCCGCCGTCGGCTACGTCCTCGACCGCCTCGCCGACCGTGGCCTCCTGCCGCGTCGCCTCCGCGTCCTCGACGTGGGCGCGGGCACCGGCGGGCCCGCCCTCGGCCTCCACGACTACCTCCCCGACGACGCCCTCGTCGACTACCACGCGCTGGAACCGAGCGCGAACGCCGACATCCTCGACGACGCCCTCGACGACACCCGACAGAACTTCCGCACGGCCGTCCACCGCGAGAGGGCCGAGGAGTTCGACCCCGAATCGGTCGGCGAGGTGGACCTCCTGCTGTTCGGCAACGTCCTCTCGGAACTCGACGACCCCGAGGCGGTCGTCTCCCGGTATCTCGATGCGCTCGCAGAGGACGGCTCGTGTCTCCTCCTCGCGCCCGCCGACCTCAACACGTCGACGGAACTGCGGCGCGTCGAGCGGGCGCTCACCCCGTCCAACGGCGACGTGAGCGTGTACGCGCCGGATCTTCGCTTGTGGCCCGACGACACGCCCGACGACCGCGGGTGGTCGTTCGAGGAACGCCCGGACCTGGCGACGCCCTCCTTCCAGCGAAAACTCGACGAAGCGGCGACCCGGGCGTACGACGAGGAACCCGGCACGTACGTCAACACGGACGTAAAATTCTCGTGGGTACTCCTCCGGCCGGACGGCGAGCGTCGCCACCCGGTCGTCGCGAACGCGGAGCGTCACGCCCGTCTCGCGGACTCCGAAGAGCACGTCACTGACCGGGTGAACCTCCTCGCGGTGAAACTGTCGGACGACCTCTCGCCGGGCGGCGACGCCAACCCGCTGTACAAGATCGGTGACGGCTCCGAGCAGTTGGAACACTACCTCGTCGTCACCGGCGAGTCCGTGTTGAACCGTGACCTCGCAACGGCCCCGTACGGCTCCATCCTCTCGGTGGAGAACGTCCTCGTCCTCTGGAACGACGACGAGGGCGCGTACAACCTCGTGTGTGGGAAAGAGACGGTCGTGGACGTCGTCGCCGTCTGA
- a CDS encoding prephenate dehydrogenase/arogenate dehydrogenase family protein, with translation MKLLVVGAGEMGRWAARTLRPVAERVALTDTNPQTAMDAAEEVVDGWVVPLDTDESFDCVVLAVPIPVVADAVAEYAANAADGALVDVSGVMADPLAAMADHAAGEYASFHPLFAPPRGPGRIAYVPGETGPVVTKVRDRFREVGNEVFETTAAEHDDAMASVQTGAHTALLAYALAAGDVDERFHTTVSEPLAELARTVTEGEPRVYADIREAFDGADAVAEAARALADADADEFAALYDRAGEAIGTESRIGDDTDEATTDGD, from the coding sequence ATGAAGTTGCTCGTCGTCGGTGCCGGAGAGATGGGCCGGTGGGCCGCCCGCACCCTCCGCCCGGTCGCCGAGCGGGTCGCCCTAACCGACACGAACCCACAGACTGCGATGGACGCCGCTGAGGAGGTGGTCGACGGGTGGGTCGTGCCCCTCGACACCGACGAGTCGTTCGACTGCGTCGTCCTCGCGGTTCCCATCCCGGTCGTCGCCGACGCGGTCGCGGAGTACGCCGCCAACGCCGCCGACGGCGCTCTCGTCGACGTGTCGGGCGTGATGGCCGACCCCCTGGCGGCGATGGCCGACCACGCCGCCGGCGAGTACGCCAGTTTTCACCCCCTGTTCGCGCCGCCGCGCGGGCCAGGCCGCATCGCGTATGTTCCAGGCGAGACCGGCCCAGTCGTCACCAAGGTCCGCGACCGCTTCCGCGAGGTGGGCAACGAGGTGTTCGAGACGACCGCCGCAGAACACGACGACGCGATGGCGTCGGTCCAGACGGGCGCACACACCGCCCTCCTCGCGTACGCGCTGGCCGCCGGCGACGTGGACGAACGGTTCCACACGACCGTCTCGGAGCCGCTTGCAGAGTTGGCGCGGACCGTCACCGAGGGCGAACCGCGCGTGTACGCAGACATCCGCGAGGCGTTCGACGGTGCGGATGCGGTCGCGGAGGCGGCACGGGCGCTGGCGGACGCCGACGCCGACGAGTTCGCGGCGCTGTACGACCGTGCGGGGGAGGCCATCGGAACCGAGTCACGGATCGGTGACGACACCGACGAGGCGACCACGGACGGCGACTGA
- a CDS encoding M24 family metallopeptidase: MSRSLSALDTRLASADADAYCLQAGSTDSNQLYLSGFDAPDPFFTAYTGDELAVLVSGLEYGRAKKESDADTVARLSTYDYQQRAAEEGRASALTGVYADFLADLGVESTLVPERFPVGVADGLRDAGIAVGVDHDDVIETVRATKTEEELDAIRRATDANEASMAAAEALIESAAVDDDGTLTIEEDGETVPLTSERVKEEIEVTLLRHGCALDETIVACGADAADPHDRGSGPLEAGESIIIDIFPREKSSKYHSDMTRTFSKGAPSETVAEWFDLTHEALDAALDALEPGATGAEVHAAVCDVYEEAGHPTLRSDPDTETGFIHSTGHGVGLDVHEQPGVNPRGEELKPGHVVTIEPGLYDPEVGGVRIEDIVVVTEDGYENFTDYPVELIVE; encoded by the coding sequence GTGTCACGAAGCCTCTCCGCACTCGATACCCGCCTCGCGTCGGCCGACGCCGACGCCTACTGCCTCCAGGCGGGCAGCACCGACTCGAACCAACTGTACCTCTCGGGGTTCGACGCGCCGGACCCGTTCTTCACTGCCTACACCGGCGACGAACTCGCCGTCCTCGTCTCGGGGTTGGAGTACGGCCGCGCGAAGAAGGAGTCGGACGCCGACACGGTCGCCCGTTTGTCGACGTACGACTACCAACAGCGGGCCGCCGAGGAGGGGCGTGCGAGCGCCCTCACGGGCGTGTACGCCGACTTCCTCGCGGATCTGGGCGTCGAGTCGACGCTCGTCCCCGAGCGATTCCCCGTCGGCGTCGCCGACGGTCTCCGCGACGCCGGCATCGCCGTTGGCGTCGACCACGACGACGTAATCGAGACGGTTCGTGCGACCAAGACCGAGGAAGAACTCGACGCGATTCGCCGAGCGACCGACGCCAACGAGGCGTCGATGGCCGCCGCCGAGGCGCTCATCGAATCGGCCGCCGTCGACGACGACGGCACGCTCACCATCGAGGAGGACGGCGAGACGGTCCCGCTGACGAGCGAGCGTGTAAAAGAGGAGATAGAGGTGACACTGCTGCGCCACGGCTGTGCGCTCGACGAGACCATCGTCGCCTGTGGCGCGGACGCCGCCGACCCCCACGACCGCGGGAGCGGCCCGCTCGAAGCGGGTGAGAGCATCATCATCGACATCTTCCCCCGCGAGAAGTCGAGCAAGTACCACTCGGACATGACGCGCACCTTCTCGAAGGGTGCGCCCAGCGAGACGGTGGCCGAGTGGTTCGACCTCACCCACGAGGCACTCGACGCAGCGCTCGACGCCCTCGAACCCGGCGCGACCGGCGCGGAGGTCCACGCCGCCGTCTGCGACGTGTACGAGGAGGCGGGCCACCCGACGCTTCGCTCGGACCCCGACACGGAGACGGGGTTCATCCACTCGACGGGCCACGGCGTCGGTCTCGACGTCCACGAACAGCCCGGGGTCAACCCCCGCGGGGAGGAACTGAAGCCGGGCCACGTCGTCACCATCGAACCCGGCCTGTACGACCCAGAAGTAGGCGGCGTCCGCATCGAGGACATCGTCGTCGTCACCGAGGACGGCTACGAGAACTTCACCGACTACCCCGTCGAGCTGATCGTGGAGTGA